ATTGTCTCTTGAGTTCACTATAATGcacatattaataatatatgttcTGTAATAGGAGAAGATGCCTTTATGAGATTGCAAGAAGGTAGATGATGATGTGAATGACAGATTAGTGTAGTGTCTATTGGGAAATATTTCTGGGTAAACTACAAAAAAAGTTACACACTTGAACACAAATCCAGAATCCTCTAGCCATAGGGTAGTGGAAAATACAGCTAAACTTTTCTTGGTATCCATTTTAGTAGCTAGGATTGGATGAATTAGGTAAGTAGTTTTTGCAGAGGAAGAAGATTGAAAGTAGATACAGAATGAGGATTGAATCATGCAGATCTAGAATCTGGTGGTAGAGGGACCCCAGCAATTGAATTCCATGACTTTGTTCATTGACTCTTCTTTGCTTCTCTTCATCTTATTGGGAACTGAAGCAGAAGATGCAGCAGAGGACACTTTCGTGGCTTTACCATAGGATCTGATGTTGTTCTTCGCATGTTGCTGCAGTGACCTCAGAGCAAAGTTCCATCTGCAAACACCTAGTTGATCTTTCAAGGCTTCCACTGCTCCAATGCTTGAAGCCACCACCCATGCTTTTGTTGATGCACTCATGCTGATTCTTAATTGGAATCAGACACAACCTCAAAAATTGCTTTGCTTTGCTTTGCTTTTGTTTCGTTGAACCTCGTATGAGAAGAGAAGGATCCTTAAATATGTCTATGAAACCACTGGTGAAACCCAAAACAAGGTGCGCTCCAAGTGTTTCGCACCAAGTCTTGGAAACTTGGTAAGTGTGAATTTTGGGATACTAAATTTTGTACTGTAGTGAATTCACCCTAGGATTCTTCATACCAACCATTgctttttttctattatttactAATGACtttcttatgttatttttttacgGTTAATAATAGTTTCGACATTTGGTATTTACTTTATTTCCATgtgaaaaattatgtaataatttcATTCCATTTTTATGTGAGAAATAATGAGTTTAGattgaatttggattttttactgatttattggatattatttttctattatgtttttataatgtattgattaatactaattttaatattttaaaatatatttaaaatatcagtacaatataattttaatattttatataagataacaaaaaaaattactgtTAGGTATGAAagttttctgtttgtttgtaTAGAGAAAGTTTTAACGAGAAGGTAAAGTTCACTTTTGCAATTTATGCAAATTGGAAACTAGATTCAATtatagatttatttattatttagttccagttcatatttaaaataatccaATTTTAGTCCAAcactctattttttatttttatattttagttagttaacttggtttttaatatttagtatttaaatGAACATGTTAAAAACTTccattgaaacaaaataaaaggaataaaacgtagtagaaaaacaaaaataaaaagaatattacaATTTAGTTGGAAAATAATATTGCTTTCTAAATAAGAGGAAGAATATACTATAATTATTCTTTCTGGTTTTTTGAGTGCAGCCAAGCCTTAAGCTCAAAATCCGGATGTTACCGTTTCGCTTGTATTTGAGCTGAAAACCTTTGGCAGAGTCAAAAATGGAGGAAAtcagaaaacaagaaaacagggaaaatgaaaaaaacaaaggaCCAATTAAAAAACTCAAATTTCTGAGTTTTTCTTACCAATTAATCATTTAACGTATAAgaacttaaataaaattttcaaaaaataacaatgTAATATTTGGATCTTCAAATTTAGGAACAAAACTTATCTTTTAATACCGCAAGTATATCAACTTCTGTTAATTTAACTGGTAAATAGACCTTTTTAAATAGGAATTAAGTTTAAGTCttgtagataaaaaataaatagtgataaatttttattcttttaaaaattttcacaaaCTCACCCAATGATTATTAATTGTGATTTCTAATTACATatctcttttaaaataataaaattgaccCATATTTGGAAAAGTTAATCAAGGTCAAAACAAAATACCCACTTGACCTCTTAGTGACGGATCTAGAAAATTTGGTATAGggtcaatttatatatatatatatatatatatatatatatatatatatatatatatatatatatatatatatatatatatatatatatatatatatatatatatatatgagttgaGCTTTAAAAATTTCAGGTGGCTTGCTTCATCCCACGGATTTGGATCATAAGTGCCGAcagaacaaaaacaacaaaacaaaactaattgTTTTCCAAAACAGCCTTTGCAAAGTGCCCTTATTCTccactttttcaaaaaaaaaaaacgtaatatttttaactaGCATAAATAAGTATGCGGCGCCGTCTGTATATTATCATAactttagaaaatatataattttaaaaaaaataatttcaaaactaaaaaatatatgtttactttattttaagtGAAGAAGTTAAATAGTTATCATATTTGATAAACGGTTTACACAGCTATATTTAGAAATCATATATAGGAAACAAAAAGGATATACTTTGAAGGATAAAATtgtcaaataaaagaaaacagtgaAGGTGATAAAAACATATGTAGTTACTTAACTTTCTAAATAGAGTaggttttataaaaattttaaattttttttcataaaataaaaaaattaactttatttttgttttaaaaaaatgtcataaaGCATGAATTTGGGACACTGAAATTAAgcactaaatttgaaattaatgtttggtataagaagaaaagaaatacaagttttttttttgggaaaattGGATTCAAAGGCTAGTTCAATTGATCTCTAATCTTTACTAAATTATGCCACTTCATATATTAtagtattatattaaagaagttaaaagaataataataattatgttattgaaactactttaattttgtctaaattttttaatcttaaagtCATGTATTCACCAGTCTGATTTTAAAATCTCGAGAAAATAGCATATTTAAGAAGATGTCTTCAACTAATTTTGTGTGTCGAAAAAATGGTTTTTGAATTTCAATAGAAAATTATTCATACATAATTTAACTttcctattttaaaatattttttattttcaaaataattaaataatataatttttaatatatatgagaaaaaagtattaaattctataataattagaataattttaatttaatatgttttataatcattataagtaaaatcaataattcattaaaattaaacatcgtatttattaaatatcatgtgtactcaaaacattggtgatAAAAGTTAATAGAACAATAACagtagatttattttataattacatcaaattttttatttttaaaatgtgttttcataaaatattatatgttatttaatttggttCACGATGCACTTACATAAatattcttttgtatttttatatggaACCGAATTGTCTCAagagtcttttatttttttctctctgctCCTTGAGATTCACCCCTGAGTTGTTTCTGGGAAGTCTCCTGGAGTGGAGTACTTGCAGACACTCTAATGCTGAAGTCAGTGACACTTTGATATGGTGCGTATACTAAAGTTGAGTTAAGATTAGTCTATCTTACCTTTGGATCCTgaatacttattttatattacctagCCTTGATCCTAGATTCATTACCTTCAGAGTCGTTTTCATTCTTTCATAAATACTAATAAACCTCATGAATACTCTCATGTGATTGTCCAAGATCTAAATACACCCTTATATTTGCATATCCCACCTGATATTCAACGTTCCTACCTACATATCCCAACACCGGGTTAAGGTGCGCCTGCCCATTACTAGGTCGAGATGTAATTGGTCTTTGTGATCTGAGATGTACTTAGCCTCCCTGGGCTGAGATGTTCCCGATCCCTCACTACACCAACCACTTTTGTCACTGTCAACTTagtgttgtattttatataattttattatataaaattattattctctattattattgtggattaagattaattaataaattatattatttgtaaatatcaattatattatacaattgttattaatttatggataatatatattGGGTTTCTGATGAACGATCAATGATGGATTGGATTGTTCAATGAACAGTCTGTGATGAACTTAAGTATTCAGGAACTTGTTGAGAGATCCTTGGTCTCTGCTGGTAAGGATATAAAATTAGTtcattaatcaatttttatgaGACGACCTAACAACACATTTGTAAGATACCTTATAGGATAACCTTCTACCAGAAagagaacaatattgtctcacACATAAACAATTTGAATCTTTCATAGTATCTAGCTTATTTGGATGATCAGATGTCACTTTTCATCTATATTGTTCTTAATTACTGATCATCAGGTACGCTTCCGCATACTACTATTGTTATTAGGAATTGCTCTTagtatttaaaagaatttattatattgataattTGATGCTTCTTATGATCTTTGGATTCATAATCTAACACTTAAGGTCCTCTATATGCCAAAATGGATCAATTGTGCCCTGAACCGATTATGTCTAGGACTAACTGTACATAGGATCGTGTGTACTCCGTTTTTTCCTACACTAACAACATCGTTTCCTTAAGTGTCCTGGGCTGGCTcgattttcctttattttttatattagtgtATGTCCTTATATCCAAAATTCACAACCTTTTTCAATAATTATGTCATTTATCTAATTTTAACTGTAGttccaaaattatatatatatatatatatatatatatatatatatttattgtatatatatatatatatatatatttattgtatatataaaGTCTGAAAGAATTTTGTAAGAGTATTTAAAGTGTTTTTTAACACGTTTCTGTGAGTTGttaaaaatgcatttgaaaaaatttaaacagaTGCATAAGAATATCTTTAAAACGTCATTTacgaaaaaaaagaagaaagaaaagtagTGCCTGTGCAACTTGTGAAAAACGATAAATAGGCTCAGAATTCGATAAAGCCGAACCCTTTGGTCCATTTATTAGAGCCCAAAAGTTGCTGGACCTGGATCGACTAGAATTACTTGATGGTACTACCTAAATTGATCTAAACCCAatcaagatatatatatatatatatatatatatatatatatatatatatatatatatatatatatatatatatatatataattattaatcatatttCGTACATCCTCATTgttacaaattttgaaattttaaatagaactaataaattttacaaatgttattaatgtaaatggatattattaaatgaagacaataaattttttattatataaaaaattttatttaattatttacaaaatattatagtaATTTTAAACAGAATTAAGACgtataaaaatatacttaataaaACAGACATTGAAATTGTCAATAATATTGCGGgtatttaataaaatcatttgAATCTCATGAAATCTAGTGGCAGGTGTAATAGTAAGAAATTTATCATTTAGATGATGTGAGGATAAAATTTAACGATGATGATTCATATACCATAATAATTCATGGAAGACGACCCATGCACCTAAAAATGTGTTCTTGTCTTTTACAATGTGTAAAAATTCCTTGAAACAGAAATACATCAAATAGAATATGAGAAGAAGACCAGTTAGATTTCCCGAGACTCCATGTAAACAATTAGTATGAGTAGGTAAATTAATCGaagattttcaattattttctaaaataaaaaa
This region of Vigna unguiculata cultivar IT97K-499-35 chromosome 5, ASM411807v1, whole genome shotgun sequence genomic DNA includes:
- the LOC114185729 gene encoding uncharacterized protein LOC114185729: MSASTKAWVVASSIGAVEALKDQLGVCRWNFALRSLQQHAKNNIRSYGKATKVSSAASSASVPNKMKRSKEESMNKVMEFNCWGPSTTRF